A section of the Euwallacea similis isolate ESF13 chromosome 9, ESF131.1, whole genome shotgun sequence genome encodes:
- the calypso gene encoding ubiquitin carboxyl-terminal hydrolase calypso gives MPVDIKELTEGWLELESDPGLFTLLLEDFGVKGVQVEEIYDLNKPLDSQVYGFIFLFRWVEERRSRRKVVEQTETFVKDEDVVNNIFFAQQMVPNSCATHALISILLNCANIHLGDTLFRLKAHTHGMSPENKGWAIGNTPELACAHNSHAMPQAKRRLEKSSAVATGRFTGRGEAFHFVSFVPIGGRLYELDGLKPFPIDHGPCNEQDWTDKFRSVIQDRLGITADEYNEIRFNLMAVVPDRRLAIQHKLKMLRTNKQIVLDALQQIMKIKDKGGGKSLENNPIEAPKVEAKLDNEELHGEEPVAVPTTSSSSLTLCPLDYSTPLTIQTSPAPSTSGTDTPSDAGSSSAFNSPTQGWNWANAAQNSPNSRDLKRFVVLRMAEQEKHHALEEKLSKPPEKKPSSGVVHARVHTSDGDPVIAEKKNQDILEPHTFAPKDLLALLRNLDNEICLCEMNLKDENDKQNKYKIDDCRRTHNYDEFICTFLSMLAEQGKLADLVEQNLIAPKRPNAGVPAPKTVKIGKNKEAGTNAKRKKKGRSKVKVKRRR, from the exons ATGCCGGTGGACATTAAAGAGCTGACTGAAGGCTGGCTGGAGCTTGAAAGCGATCCAGGCCTCTTCACTCTTCTTCTTGAAGACTTTGGTGTTAAAGGAGTCCAAGTTGAAGAAATTTATGACCTAAACAAACCCCTGGACAGCCAAGTATATGGATTTATCTTCCTCTTTCGTTGGGTGGAAGAAAGGCGTTCTCGGAGGAAGGTGGTCGAGCAGACTGAGACTTTCGTGAAAGATGAAGATGTGGTCAACAACATCTTCTTTGCGCAACAGATGGTGCCCAATTCCTGCGCCACCCACGCTCTGATTTCCATTCTACTGAACTGTGCCAATATACATTTAGGAGACACATTGTTCAGGCTCAAAGCACATACTCATGGGATGTCTCCAGAGAACAAAGGATGGGCCATTGGCAATACTCCTGAGTTAGCTTGTGCACACAATTCACATGCCATGCCACAGGCAAAAAGGAGACTTGAGAAGAGCAGCGCAGTTGCAACAGGCCGTTTTACAGGAAGAG GAGAAGCCTTCCACTTTGTCAGCTTTGTCCCAATCGGGGGACGTTTATATGAACTAGATGGCTTGAAACCATTCCCAATTGACCATGGTCCCTGCAATGAACAGGACTGGACTGACAAATTCCGTAGCGTGATTCAGGACCGCCTGGGCATCACTGCCGATGAATACAATGAAATTAGATTCAATTTAATGGCAGTGGTACCTGATCGTAGACTTGCCATTCAACACAAGCTTAAAATGCTGCGCACTAACAAACAAATCGTGCTTGACGCGCTGCAGCAGATCATGAAGATTAAGGACAAAGGAGGCGGTAAAAGCCTGGAAAATAATCCTATAGAAGCTCCGAAAGTTGAAGCGAAATTGGATAATGAAGAATTGCATGGGGAGGAGCCAGTAGCGGTGCCAACGACAAGTAGCAGTAGTTTAACACTTTGTCCGTTGGATTATTCCACTCCGTTGACCATTCAGACCTCACCAGCGCCAAGCACATCAGGGACGGACACGCCGTCGGATGCCGGTTCAAGCTCAGCGTTTAATTCGCCCACCCAAGGGTGGAATTGGGCGAATGCCGCCCAGAATAGTCCAAATTCGAGGGATTTGAAGCGGTTTGTGGTGTTGAGGATGGCGGAACAAGAGAAACACCACG cTCTAGAAGAAAAACTAAGTAAACCTCCGGAAAAGAAGCCAAGCAGTGGTGTGGTGCACGCCCGAGTACACACCAGCGATGGGGACCCTGTGATcgccgaaaaaaaaaatcaggacATCTTGGAACCCCATACTTTTGCacctaaggatctgttagcGCTCTTGCGTAATCTCGACAACGAAATTTGCCTCTGTGAGATGAATTTGAAAGACGAGAATGATAAGCAAAACAAATACAAA ATCGACGATTGTCGTAGAACTCACAACTACGACGAATTCATCTGCACTTTCCTCTCGATGTTGGCTGAACAGGGGAAATTGGCCGATTTAGTAGAACAGAACTTAATTGCGCCGAAACGTCCGAATGCGGGCGTTCCAGCACCGAAAACTGtgaaaattggcaaaaataagGAGGCTGGAACAAACGCCAAACGCAAGAAAAAGGGTCGGTCTAAGGTTAAAGTGAAACGGCggagataa
- the LOC136410732 gene encoding nucleoporin NUP42-like isoform X1 — MVVCKFFLQGNCKYGTYCNFEHQIPGKYSYTNYDNTQKSTSILRQSTFSTQNASNTTPNSENNPLTMIKLVAQDMLTWEKGGQWLLSYYAPFKGKPSFPGFEDYSPEEIRFGLYEAAKAGTLDTYKQQLQELMQNAAVKVKALQNPSGEIISVLQGFHIAPIVNTEVYGQNSSGNIFGSSGGALVQTGGSSSVFGQQQNNVFAQSSNIFSSTAAPQGQSQNIFGAAANTQNNVFTPSTNIFSSNPQPAFVPQPQQSANIFAQPPSSNNIFSSPTQTTNMFPISNQQPNNVFGTSNNPNSVANSPSIKLQLTSGAQNAPPSYSATIFGGVAPNQPTTPFGLNSSTSHVNTAIYSKPEELTKEEIQWFESGDLDIYNIPEKPPTYEMCFAK, encoded by the exons ATGGTCGTGTGCAAGTTTTTCCTGCAAGGCAATTGCAAATACGGCACTTATTGCAACTTTGAGCATCAAATTCCTG GCAAATATTCTTATACAAACTATGATAACACTCAAAAGTCCACTTCAATACTTCGCCAGTCTACATTTAGCACTCAAAATGCTTCCAATACAACCCCTAACTCAGAAAATAATCCTCTAACCATGATCAAACTGGTGGCTCAGGACATGTTGACATGGGAAAAAGGAGGCCAATGGCTGCTATCTTACTATGCTCCTTTCAAAGGAAAACCATCATTTCCTGGTTTTGAGGACTATAGCCCTGAGGAGATTCGCTTTGGGCTTTATGAAGCTGCCAAGGCTGGAACTTTGGACACATAt AAACAGCAACTGCAGGAATTAATGCAGAATGCTGCAGTGAAAGTAAAAGCTTTGCAAAATCCATCTGGGGAGATTATTTCAGTTTTGCAAGGGTTTCATATTGCTCCTATTGTAAATACTGAGGTATATGGTCAAaattcaagtggaaacatCTTTGGATCTAGTGGAGGAGCTTTGGTGCAAACTGGGGGATCGTCAAGTGTATTTGGGCAGCAGCAAAACAATGTTTTTGCACAATCTTCCAATATTTTTTCGTCAACTGCAGCCCCACAAGGGCAGAGCCAAAACATCTTTGGAGCTGCTGCTAATACACAAAACAATGTCTTTACCCCTtcgacaaatattttttcttcaaatccaCAACCTGCATTTGTCCCTCAACCTCAACaatctgcaaatatttttgctcAACCTCCatcttcaaataatattttctcttCTCCCACTCAAACTACAAACATGTTCCCTATCTCCAATCAACAACCCAATAATGTCTTTGGAACCTCAAATAATCCCAACAGTGTGGCAAATTCGCCCTCAATAAAACTCCAATTAACTTCAGGGGCGCAAAACGCCCCACCAAGCTATTCGGCTACGATTTTCGGTGGCGTAGCCCCGAATCAACCGACCACGCCCTTTGGGTTGAATTCATCAACTAGTCATGTGAACACAGCAATTTATTCGAAGCCTGAAGAACTGACAAAGGAGGAGATACAGTGGTTCGAAAGCGGAGATTTggatatttataatattccAGAAAAGCCGCCCACTTATGAGATGTGTTTCGCGAAATAG
- the LOC136410732 gene encoding nucleoporin NUP42-like isoform X2 has product MVVCKFFLQGNCKYGTYCNFEHQIPGKYSYTNYDNTQKSTSILRQSTFSTQNASNTTPNSENNPLTMIKLVAQDMLTWEKGGQWLLSYYAPFKGKPSFPGFEDYSPEEIRFGLYEAAKAGTLDTYQLQELMQNAAVKVKALQNPSGEIISVLQGFHIAPIVNTEVYGQNSSGNIFGSSGGALVQTGGSSSVFGQQQNNVFAQSSNIFSSTAAPQGQSQNIFGAAANTQNNVFTPSTNIFSSNPQPAFVPQPQQSANIFAQPPSSNNIFSSPTQTTNMFPISNQQPNNVFGTSNNPNSVANSPSIKLQLTSGAQNAPPSYSATIFGGVAPNQPTTPFGLNSSTSHVNTAIYSKPEELTKEEIQWFESGDLDIYNIPEKPPTYEMCFAK; this is encoded by the exons ATGGTCGTGTGCAAGTTTTTCCTGCAAGGCAATTGCAAATACGGCACTTATTGCAACTTTGAGCATCAAATTCCTG GCAAATATTCTTATACAAACTATGATAACACTCAAAAGTCCACTTCAATACTTCGCCAGTCTACATTTAGCACTCAAAATGCTTCCAATACAACCCCTAACTCAGAAAATAATCCTCTAACCATGATCAAACTGGTGGCTCAGGACATGTTGACATGGGAAAAAGGAGGCCAATGGCTGCTATCTTACTATGCTCCTTTCAAAGGAAAACCATCATTTCCTGGTTTTGAGGACTATAGCCCTGAGGAGATTCGCTTTGGGCTTTATGAAGCTGCCAAGGCTGGAACTTTGGACACATAt CAACTGCAGGAATTAATGCAGAATGCTGCAGTGAAAGTAAAAGCTTTGCAAAATCCATCTGGGGAGATTATTTCAGTTTTGCAAGGGTTTCATATTGCTCCTATTGTAAATACTGAGGTATATGGTCAAaattcaagtggaaacatCTTTGGATCTAGTGGAGGAGCTTTGGTGCAAACTGGGGGATCGTCAAGTGTATTTGGGCAGCAGCAAAACAATGTTTTTGCACAATCTTCCAATATTTTTTCGTCAACTGCAGCCCCACAAGGGCAGAGCCAAAACATCTTTGGAGCTGCTGCTAATACACAAAACAATGTCTTTACCCCTtcgacaaatattttttcttcaaatccaCAACCTGCATTTGTCCCTCAACCTCAACaatctgcaaatatttttgctcAACCTCCatcttcaaataatattttctcttCTCCCACTCAAACTACAAACATGTTCCCTATCTCCAATCAACAACCCAATAATGTCTTTGGAACCTCAAATAATCCCAACAGTGTGGCAAATTCGCCCTCAATAAAACTCCAATTAACTTCAGGGGCGCAAAACGCCCCACCAAGCTATTCGGCTACGATTTTCGGTGGCGTAGCCCCGAATCAACCGACCACGCCCTTTGGGTTGAATTCATCAACTAGTCATGTGAACACAGCAATTTATTCGAAGCCTGAAGAACTGACAAAGGAGGAGATACAGTGGTTCGAAAGCGGAGATTTggatatttataatattccAGAAAAGCCGCCCACTTATGAGATGTGTTTCGCGAAATAG
- the Mad1 gene encoding mitotic spindle assembly checkpoint protein MAD1 — MSEVPSVINKTIIRMVQDLKEIGCPDKTNDFTRPFKRSFSSNSESSLEEHTPVKRFKAQNSFNLSYVGSPREINRLRADLLEARNTIIHLEGRVQHMHGVQKEMRLMFDNESEHLKRQHDYDRKTIEELEMQLQTVRKRETGLKVQVSELKNKYDKLKTGTEKKIFVLEKEVADLQDQSQTSSSDGNMEVYRLKQNIAELETMLEAVQEDAAAQKKLASELTKQLSEKSTSEIELEQKKVELQKARNQIRQLENAKEEYLEFQQQSKTQAHKLAHYADLEKENFQLKEDFNRLKVELKNKLLLEEEVLHLKTRLVKHKDLEKKVADLQAQFDQTQMYLGEWRAVARGFCETTESDAVLPHLLRTAIEKLQQQELTLTAEKVEYESQMRSAQHDAKVASTELEKIQKLLTSFKSTSDQKQTLIHRMQKKLLLVSRERDSYRLQLDSYEKDLTMVNNTTANFNTNIIQSQKERIDNLEKVVEGYRDLVTKLENELLEAQPQLHQEAVPVRQEQIARLQDDVAKLREENERLRQQRDRLEIQLEEFTRGQDTLMGGQVFHLNANPLNDCLAQRHEKLEELQEENLKLKNKLKKMEEGIETSRLADLSICPKEVAALKEQIKNNEKKTQRMKDNFKSLYQELRDMIYMLFGYKLDKPSNSVKKYSLTSMYAESEQDVLCFEVDEDGSLNLLENDFSANLEAMIQLHLGHQKSIPVFLSAITLDLFNHMTKSY, encoded by the exons ATGAGTGAAGTCCCCTCTGTAATTAACAAAACCATAATCAGAATGGTGCAAGACCTAAAAGAAATCGGCTGCCCGGATAAAACCAATGATTTCACTAGGCCCTTTAAAAGGTCTTTTAGTTCCAACTCGGAGAGCAGCCTTGAAGAGCACACCCCAGTAAAGAGGTTCAAAGCCCAAAACAGCTTTAACTTGTCCTATGTGGGATCACCAAGGGAAATAAACCGCCTAAGGGCAGATCTCTTGGAAGCAAGGAATACTATTATTCACTTAGAAGGTCGGGTCCAGCACATGCATGGAGTCCAAAAGGAAATGCGTCTGATGTTTGACAATGAGTCTGAACACTTGAAAAGGCAGCATGATTATGATAGAAAGACTATTGAGGAATTGGAGATGCAATTGCAGACTGTGCGCAAGCGGGAAACTGGTCTAAAAGTTCAGGTTTCCGAGCTTAAAAATAAGTATGATAAACTGAAAACTGGGACAGAAAAGAAGATTTTTGTGCTTGAAAAGGAGGTTGCAGATTTGCAAGATCAGTCCCAAACATCCAGTTCGGATggaaatatggaggtttataGGTTGAAGCAGAATATTGCAGAGTTAGAGACCATGCTGGAGGCAGTGCAGGAAGATGCTGCAGCTCAAAAAAAGTTGGCTTCAGAGCTTA CAAAACAACTGAGTGAAAAAAGCACCTCTGAAATTGAATTAGAGCAAAAAAAAGTGGAGCTGCAAAAGGCAAGAAATCAAATCCGACAACTGGAAAATGCCAAGGAGGAATATTTGGAGTTTCAGCAACAGTCTAag ACCCAGGCACATAAATTAGCACACTATGCAGATCTGGAAAAGGAAAACTTTCAACTGAAGGAAGACTTTAATCGCTTGAAAGTGGAGTTAAAGAACAAACTCCTCCTTGAAGAGGAAGTCCTTCATCTGAAGACACGATTGGTAAAACATAAGGATCTAGAAAAGAAAGTGGCAGATTTACAA GCCCAATTCGACCAAACCCAAATGTACCTTGGGGAATGGAGGGCTGTAGCCAGGGGCTTTTGTGAAACTACTGAGAGCGACGCAGTATTACCGCATTTACTGCGCACTGCTATTGAAAAGTTGCAGCAACAGGAGCTGACTTTGACTGCTGAGAAGGTTGAATATGAAAGTCAGATGAGATCGGCACAGCAT gatGCCAAAGTCGCCTCAACAGAACTAGAAAAAATTCAGAAGCTCTTAACTAGCTTTAAGTCAACCTCTGACCAAAAGCAAACCCTGATCCATCGCATGCAGAAAAAGTTACTGCTGGTCAGCCGCGAGCGGGACAGCTACAGACTCCAGTTGGATTCATATGAAAAGGACTTGACCATGGTGAATAACACTACTGCTAACTTCAATACAAACATCATCCAAAGTCAGAAAGAGCGCATCGATAACTTAGAAAAGGTGGTGGAAGGCTACCGTGATCTGGTGACCAAACTCGAAAATGAGCTGTTAGAGGCTCAGCCGCAGTTGCACCAGGAGGCGGTGCCTGTAAGACAAGAGCAAATCGCGCGGTTGCAAGACGATGTTGCCAAACTGCGTGAGGAAAATGAGCGATTGCGGCAACAACGAGACCGCCTAGAGATTCAACTGGAAGAATTCACCCGGGGACAAGACACCTTGATGGGAGGGCAGGTATTTCATTTAAACGCAAATCCTTTGAACGACTGTCTGGCGCAGAGGCATGAGAAACTAGAGGAGCTGCAAGAAGAGAATTTGAAGTTGAAgaataaattgaagaaaatggaGGAAGGTATCGAGACTAGCAGACTCGCAGATTTATCCATTTGCCCGAAAGAGGTGGCGGCACTTAAAgagcaaattaaaaacaacGAGAAAAAGACGCAGAGGATGAAGGATAACTTCAAGTCCTTGTACCAGGAGTTGCGAGATATGATTTATATGCTGTTCGGGTATAAATTGGACAAACCTTCAAATTCGGTCAAAAAATACAGTCTAACGAGCATGTATGCTGAAAGCGAGCAGGACGTATTATGTTTCGAGGTGGACGAAGATGGTAGTTTGAATTTGCTAGAGAACGACTTCAGCGCTAACTTAGAGGCGATGATTCAGCTGCATCTGGGTCATCAGAAGTCGATTCCGGTATTCTTAAGCGCAATTACCCTGGATCTCTTCAATCATATGACCAAGAGCTACtaa
- the Sps1 gene encoding inactive selenide, water dikinase-like protein has product MGDYQVSGVQQDALGAVQLELGGNPNALALRRPFDPLAHDLEASFRLTRFADLKGRGCKVPQEVLNKLVEGLQQDYNSGGEHEHHFMHMAIPRIGIGLDCSVTPLRHGGLVLVQTTDFFYPLVDDPYMMGKIACANVLSDLYAMGVTECDNMLMLLGVSTKMTEKERDVVIPLIMRGFKDSALEAGTTVTGGQTVVNPWCTIGGVASTVAQPNEYIVPDNAVVGDVLVLTKPLGTQVAVNAHQWLDQPERWNRIKLVVSEEDVRKAYHRAMDSMARLNRIASRLMHKYNAHGATDVTGFGLLGHAQTLASHQKNEVSFVIHNLPVIAKMAAVAKACGNMFQLLQGHSAETSGGLLICLPREQAAAYCKDIEKQEGYQAWIIGIVEKGNRTARIIDKPRVIEVPAKE; this is encoded by the exons ATGGGTGACTATCAAGTTTCCGGGGTCCAGCAAGATGCACTGGGAGCTGTGCAGCTGGAACTGGGTGGAAATCCAAACGCTCTAGCCCTTCGCCGACCATTCGACCCCTTAGCACACGACCTGGAGGCCAGCTTTAGACTGACCAGGTTTGCTGATTTGAAGGGCCGCGGCTGCAAGGTGCCCCAAGAGGTGCTCAACAAGTTGGTGGAGGGCCTCCAACAGGACTACAATAGCGGAGGCGAGCATGAGCACCATTTTATGCATATGGCCATTCCACGCATTGGGATCGGCCTTGATTGTTCG GTCACCCCTTTACGTCACGGAGGTTTGGTCCTGGTACAAACCACCGATTTCTTTTACCCGTTGGTAGATGATCCTTACATGATGGGCAAAATTGCATGTGCCAATGTGTTGAGTGATTTGTACGCTATGGGAGTCACAGAGTGCGATAATATGCTGATGTTATTAGGAGTGAGCACGAAAATGACAGAGAAGGAGCGGGATGTAGTGATTCCCCTCATCATGCGAGGGTTCAAGGACTCTGCTTTGGAGGCAGGTACCACTGTGACTGGAGGACAAACGGTTGTTAATCCTTGGTGTACAATTGGAGGGGTAGCGTCCACGGTTGCTCAGCCGAATGAGTATATTGTGCCGGATAATGCGGTTGTCGGGGATGTATTGGTGTTGACGAAGCCTTTAGGAACACAG gtGGCAGTCAACGCTCACCAATGGCTCGACCAGCCTGAGCGCTGGAATCGGATAAAACTGGTGGTCAGTGAAGAAGATGTGCGCAAGGCCTACCACCGCGCCATGGACTCCATGGCCCGACTTAACCGCATCGCCAGCCGCCTGATGCACAAATATAACGCGCACGGTGCCACTGACGTGACAGGTTTCGGCCTCTTGGGCCATGCCCAAACACTTGCCTCACATCAGAAAAACGAGGTGTCCTTTGTCATTCATAACTTGCCAGTAATCGCCAAGATGGCAGCCGTCGCAAAAGCATGCGGAAACATGTTCCAACTGCTTCAAGGTCATTCGGCGGAGACCTCCGGGGGATTGTTGATTTGTTTGCCACGAGAACAGGCCGCCGCCTACTGCAAAGACATCGAGAAACAGGAGGGTTATCAGGCGTGGATTATCGGCATCGTCGAGAAGGGCAACAGAACTGCGCGGATCATCGATAAACCGCGGGTTATCGAGGTGCCTGCCAAAGAGTAA